In Trifolium pratense cultivar HEN17-A07 linkage group LG7, ARS_RC_1.1, whole genome shotgun sequence, a genomic segment contains:
- the LOC123896030 gene encoding F-box/kelch-repeat protein At3g06240-like — MAAATTYNKVSASEIPNDIAFSILSKLPLKSLKRFTCVQKSWSLLFQNSHFMDMFRTNFISKHDDDDDVNTCLLLKERTLEIGFGYHDALYILSTDRFEDRVKLDWPPFLENDSYIDILGSSSVNGIICIYQDLAYGFKTVLWNPATGEFKIVPPSIQPYGDIEFNLRPDAFGYDNVRDDYKVIRNARYPDSYEGNWYVVPEKDSWYWDGNDDDSFWDILIEGLYDPFWEIYSLKNNSWRKLDVADMPGPWPCTSQLNLNGLCHWLGLEYKVWSFDFTNEKFFGTTLPSYFNFDGIPNTFLSTDLLMLNGCVAFMCQYVDMNSCHIWVLGELGVMESWTKLFVFGPLTCVGHSIGAGKKNDIFVRKDQLARYNFITQKFEEVAVAVNIVQAVIYKEALLPIEGMSD; from the coding sequence ATGGCTGCTGCAACAACATATAACAAGGTTAGCGCTTCTGAAATACCCAATGACATTGCTTTCTCTATTCTCTCCAAATTACCTCTTAAATCTCTTAAACGGTTCACTTGTGTTCAAAAATCATGGTCTCTTTTATTTCAAAACTCTCATTTCATGGATATGTTCCGCACCAATttcatatccaaacatgatgatgatgatgatgtcaaCACATGTCTCCTCTTAAAGGAAAGGACATTGGAAATCGGATTTGGATATCACGATGCACTGTACATACTTTCCACCGATAGGTTTGAGGATAGGGTTAAATTAGATTGGCCACCTTTTCTAGAGAATGATTCATATATTGACATTTTAGGTTCTTCTAGTGTTAATGGCATTATTTGTATCTACCAAGACTTAGCATATGGCTTTAAAACTGTATTGTGGAACCCTGCTACCGGGGAATTCAAGATCGTTCCTCCAAGCATTCAACCCTATGGGGATATTGAGTTTAATTTACGTCCCGATGCATTTGGTTATGACAATGTTAGAGATGACTATAAGGTGATTCGGAATGCCCGATATCCCGATTCCTATGAAGGTAATTGGTATGTTGTGCCGGAGAAGGATAGTTGGTATTGGGATGGGAATGATGATGATAGTTTTTGGGACATACTAATAGAAGGTTTGTATGACCCTTTCTGGGAGATATATAGCCTAAAAAATAACTCTTGGAGGAAACTCGATGTGGCCGACATGCCTGGTCCTTGGCCATGTACTTCTCAGCTGAACTTGAACGGATTATGCCATTGGTTAGGGTTAGAATATAAAGTGTGGTCGTTTGACTTTACCAATGAGAAATTCTTCGGAACAACTTTACcctcatattttaattttgatgggaTTCCTAATACATTTTTGAGCACAGACCTGTTGATGTTAAATGGTTGTGTTGCTTTCATGTGTCAATATGTCGACATGAATTCTTGTCACATATGGGTTTTGGGTGAACTCGGTGTTATGGAATCGTGGACTAAACTCTTTGTTTTCGGACCCTTAACTTGTGTTGGGCATTCTATTGGAGCAGGGAAGAAGAATGATATATTCGTTAGAAAAGATCAGCTAGCCCGATATAATTTCATTACCCAAAAGTTTGAGGAAGTTGCGGTTGCGGTTAACATAGTGCAAGCAGTAATTTATAAGGAAGCCCTTCTTCCAATTGAAGGAAtgagtgattaa
- the LOC123896028 gene encoding uncharacterized protein LOC123896028, with amino-acid sequence MRLLLKQATPYHTSLCILSGERFENKVRLDWPPPFLENNSYVQILGSSSVNGIFCLFQGCAYIITTVLWNPATKQFKLVPPSHQPAECNTRPEAFGYDPVREDYKVLKVVEYPLWFEGNWVWLPDANNHYWKMNELLDDMLDNDHQFWDGGHLTCMTLSGRYIAIKVILGKKLKALIKL; translated from the coding sequence ATGCGTCTCCTCCTAAAGCAAGCGACACCCTATCACACATCATTGTGCATTCTTTCTGGTGAGAGGTTCGAGAATAAGGTCCGATTAGACTGGCCACCTCCTTTTCTAGAGAATAATTCGTATGTTCAGATTTTGGGTTCTTCTAGTGTTAATGGCATTTTTTGTCTATTCCAAGGCTGTGCATATATCATTACAACTGTATTATGGAACCCCGCTACCAAGCAATTTAAACTCGTTCCTCCTAGCCACCAACCGGCGGAGTGTAACACTCGACCTGAGGCATTTGGCTATGACCCTGTTAGAGAAGACTATAAGGTGCTTAAAGTAGTTGAATATCCCCTGTGGTTTGAAGGTAATTGGGTTTGGTTGCCAGATGCGAATAACCACTATTGGAAGATGAATGAGTTGTTGGATGATATGTTGGATAATGACCACCAATTTTGGGATGGGGGCCACTTAACATGTATGACCCTTTCTGGGAGATATATAGCCATAAAAGTAATTCTTGGAAAAAAGTTGAAGGCTTTGATTAAATTGTGA